One Epidermidibacterium keratini DNA segment encodes these proteins:
- a CDS encoding fumarylacetoacetate hydrolase family protein encodes MQIANIDGRAVLLQDGRAIDIAEASAGRFGPSTRAVFEDWAAFSAWEGPAADAASTPYDPQQLEAPITDPRQIFAIGLNYRDHADEAKLAYPDDLVVFTKFASSLTGPNSEVALPSENVDWEVELVVVIGREAHRVSPEQAREAVAGYTIGQDLSERVVQTRGPAAQFSFGKSYPGFAPFGPAVVTADELANPDALAIKAVIEGPTAKAQGTDSWTVQDGTTADLIFPVDRIISDLSQVVTLYPGDIIFTGTPAGVGLGRGVYLQPGDTLISTIEGLGSMTNRLVGDTSS; translated from the coding sequence ATGCAGATCGCCAACATTGATGGACGCGCCGTACTGCTGCAGGACGGCCGCGCAATCGACATCGCCGAGGCGAGCGCCGGCCGCTTCGGGCCGAGCACCCGCGCGGTGTTCGAGGACTGGGCAGCGTTCAGCGCGTGGGAGGGGCCCGCGGCCGATGCGGCGAGTACGCCGTACGACCCGCAGCAGCTGGAAGCCCCCATCACCGACCCGCGCCAGATCTTCGCGATCGGGCTGAACTACCGCGACCACGCCGACGAGGCCAAGCTCGCCTACCCGGACGACCTGGTGGTCTTCACCAAGTTCGCCTCGTCGCTCACCGGTCCGAACTCCGAGGTCGCGCTGCCCAGCGAGAACGTCGACTGGGAGGTCGAGCTCGTCGTCGTGATCGGTCGGGAGGCCCACCGGGTGTCACCGGAGCAGGCACGCGAGGCCGTCGCGGGTTACACGATCGGCCAGGACCTCAGCGAGCGGGTCGTGCAGACCCGCGGCCCCGCGGCGCAGTTCAGCTTCGGCAAGTCCTATCCGGGCTTCGCCCCGTTTGGGCCCGCCGTGGTCACCGCCGATGAGCTCGCGAACCCCGACGCGCTGGCGATCAAGGCCGTCATCGAGGGGCCGACCGCGAAGGCCCAGGGCACCGACTCGTGGACGGTGCAGGACGGTACGACGGCAGACCTGATCTTCCCGGTCGACCGCATCATCTCCGATCTGTCCCAGGTGGTCACGCTGTATCCCGGCGACATCATCTTCACCGGCACGCCAGCAGGAGTCGGGCTCGGTCGCGGCGTCTACCTGCAGCCTGGCGACACCCTCATCAGCACCATCGAAGGCCTGGGCAGCATGACAAACCG